The following proteins come from a genomic window of Sardina pilchardus chromosome 1, fSarPil1.1, whole genome shotgun sequence:
- the LOC134089390 gene encoding NLR family CARD domain-containing protein 3-like, protein MDLPQEGEDAVGGNQTGRAACAVSSHESLKDDEPVTDKHQGVSTGQVLSYPRPQTHRPVSPVPGDVSMKSDWSMDQPPHLSSGQPQSDPKNILTQDQSRCGVCEQVLRDPVITSCGHSFCRQCISIYRSQSGPSGDYDCPQCRQRPRTQPATENAPVKRAILTDNHVLKRVLMTHKASMKRKFESICEGVIRSGTQTLLNIYMELYITEGESKGVNNEHEVWQVESASRPHTTEDTAINCNDIFKPLPGQERHIRTVMTKGIAGIGKTVSVRKFILDWAEDRANQDVDFMFVLPFRELNLVQHDQYSLHRLLLDFHPELRELQGGEYKDCHIVFIFDGLDESRLPLNFRKNQKLCDAIQTSSVDVLMTSLIQGTLLPSALLWITSRPAATSQVPSQCISQVTEVRGFNDSQKEEYFRKRVRDQNQANRIISHITATRSLHIMCHMPVFCWISATVLQKILEQDDGKEAPKTLTEMFTHFLLIQTTRKNQKYQEESETDRQRLLESHKGVILKLAELASKNLENGNLMFYEEDLRVCGIDVSQASVYSGMLSEIFREECVFHHKKVYCFVHLSIQEFLAALHLFASFLNKNMKVLEPFLSAKSTSFPDVPLDELLKNAVNKALKSKNGHLDLFVRFLHGISLVSNQKLLLGVLTHTHSNPESVKKTIRNLKVMQRQHISPERCINLFHCLVEMHDSSVHDDIQAFLKAEKGAVKQLTLAHCSALAHVLLMPDEVLDEFDLKKYKTSAEGLRRLVPAVRCCRKALLAGCKLTEESWEIVTSTLQSANSPLRELDLSQNDLQVSGEKLLSALQSPNCKLETLRLVGCKLRGRFLALALQWANSHLRELDISESKIQDYEGELLHQPLTQDCKVRLISCRLKHSSSEVVVSVLQSYISQLSELDMSGCDLQTSEEKLFSGFRNPNCQLQRLRLVGCKLRGRYLALVHHGANPHLRELDMSNSELEDHGGELLHQPLNQDCKVRLTRCKLKYSYSEVVVSVLQSYISQLGELDMSGCDLQTSEEELLSGLRNPNCQLEKLRLVGCKLRGRFLALTLQWANSHLSELDISDSELQDCGGELLHQPLNQDCIVRLISCRLKHSSSEVVVSVLQSYISQLSELDMSGCDLQTSEEKLLSALRNSNYKLQKLRLVGCGLTEKSGDILAFALQSVNSHLRELDLSKNYLGDCGGKLGSEALNPLCKIETLRLAGCKLTEESYEVVASAVQHMVSLTELDLSDNHMNITAVQLLIAWISHPNCKLLILRLAGCKLTEESYEALASAVQHMVSLTELDLSDNHISITGIQLLDSLKSVINCKLHTLRYAGGELRKYACELTLDLNTVSRELALSEGNRKVTLVDQEPLPYPDHPERFDSYQVLCREGLTGRCYWEAEWSGEGADIAVAYKSIPRKDESEEDCAFGLNAKSWRLYCSGNSYSVWHNDEQTAIPAPSSRSSRVGVYLDWPAGTLSFYSVSSNTLTHLHTFHSTFAEPLYPGFYAYFRSSVSLCQIT, encoded by the exons ATGGATCTCCCTCAAGAGGGTGAGGATGCTGTTGGTGGAAATCAGACAGGCAGAGCAGCGTGTGCTGTGTCCAGCCACGAGTCCCTGAAGGATGACGAGCCTGTTACTGATAAacatcagggggtcagcacaggacAAGTGCTCTCTTATCCCAG accacagacacacagaccagtgtctccagtgcccggcgatgtgtccatgaagagtgactggtccatggatcagcctccccatctcagCAGTGGACAaccacagtctgatccaaa GAACATCCTGACACAGGATCAGtccaggtgtggagtgtgtgagcaggtgctgagggacccagtcatcaccagctgtggacacagtttctgcaggcagtgcatcagCATCTACAGGAGCCAGTCAGGTCCATCAGGAGACTACGACTGCCCCCAGTGCAGACAGAGACCCAGAACACAACCTGCAACTGAGAATGCTCCAGTCAAAAGGGCCATACTTACAG ACAACCATGTCCTGAAGAGAGTACTGATGACCCATAAAGCCAGCATGAAGAGGAAGTTTGAGAGCATATGTGAAGGTGTCATAAGGTCAGGGACTCAAACACTCCTGAACATCTACAtggagctctacatcacagagggggagagtaaaggggtgaataatgagcatgaggtttggcaggtggagtcagcatccaggccacacaccacagaagacacagcaatcaactgtaatgacatcttcaagcccttacctggacaggaGAGACACATCAGAACGGTCATGACCAAGGGgattgctggcattggaaaaactgtcTCAGTGCGGAAGTTCATCCTTGACTGGGCAGAGGACAGAGCTAACCAGGATgtagatttcatgtttgtgcttccgttccgtgagctgaatttggtccaacatgatcagtacagtcttcacaggctcctgcttgacttccaccctgagcttaGAGAGCTACAAGGTGGTGAATACAAAGATTGCCACATTGTGTTCatttttgatggtctggatgagagtAGACTTCCACTGAATTTCCGAAAGAACCAAAAGTTATGTGATGCAAtacaaacatcatcagtggatgtgctgatgacgagcctcattcagggaactctgcttCCCTCAGCTCTCCTTTGGATAacctcccgaccagcagcaaCCAGTCAGGTCCCTTCTCAGTGCATCAGTCAGGTAACGGAAGTACGAGGATTCAATGACTCACAAaaggaagagtacttcaggaagagagtCCGAGACCAGAATCAAGCcaacagaatcatctcacacattaCAGCAACCAGGAGCCttcacatcatgtgccacatgccagtcttctgttggatctcaGCCACTGTCCTTCAGAAAATACTGGAACAGGATGATGGGAAGGAAGCCCCCAAAACACTGACAGAGATGTTCACACACTTTctgctcatccagaccaccaggaagaaccagaagtatcaagaggaaagtgagacagatagacagaggctCCTAGAATCCCATAAGGGTGTCATATTGAAACTAGCAGAGCTGGCGTCCAAGAATCTGGAGAATGGCAATCTCatgttctatgaggaagacctgagagtatgtggcattgatgtcagccaagcttcagtgtactctggcatgttgtctgagatcttcagggaggaatgtgtgtttcacCACAAGAAGGTGTACTGCTTTGTCCATCTaagcatccaggagtttcttgcCGCACTTCATTTGTTTGCCTCCTTCTTGAATAAGAACATGAAGGTCCTGGAGCCATTTCTTAGCGCAAAGTCGACGTCTTTCCCAGATGTGCCTCTCGATGAGCTGCTGAAGAATGCAGTGAACAAAGCTTTGAAAAGCAAGAATGGGCACCTTGATTTGTTTGTCCGCTTCCTTCATGGCATTTCTCTGGTGTCAAATCAGAAACTTTTGCTTGgcgtcctgacacacacacacagcaacccagAGAGTGTGAAGAAAACAATCAGGAACCTGAAGGTGATGCAAAGGCAACATATCTCCCCTGAGCGGTGCATCAACCTGTTCCACTGCCTGGTGGAAATGCATGATTCTTCTGTTCATGATGACATCCAAGCTTTCCTGAAGGCAGAGAAAGGTGCCGTGAAACAGCTCACACTGGCTCACTGCTCAGCCTTGGCTCATGTGCTTCTGATGCCTGATGAGGTGCTGGATGAGTTTGATCTGAAAAAGTACAAAACTTCAGCTGAGGGACTGAGGAGACTGGTGCCAGCTGTAAGATGCTGCAGAAAGGCACT ACTTGCTGGCTGTAAGCTAACAGAAGAGTCCTGGGAGATTGTGACCTCaactctgcagtctgcaaactcccccttaagagagctggacctgagtcagaatgacctgcaggtgTCAGGAGaaaagctgctctctgctctacagagtccaaactgcaaactggagactcTGAG acttgttggctgtaaactgagggGAAGATTTCTGGCCTTGGctcttcagtgggcaaactcccacctaagagagctggacatcagtgagaGTAAGATTCAGGACTATGAAGGAGAattgctccatcaaccactgactcaagactgtaaagtgag actcatcagctgtagactcaaacacagctcctctgaggttgtggtctcagttctgcagtcatatatttctcaactgagtgagttggacatgagtggctgtgatcttcaaacatcagaagagaagctgtTCTCTGGTTTTAGAAATCCAAACTGCCAACTGCAGagactgag acttgttggctgtaaactgagggGAAGATATCTGGCCTTGGTCCACCACGGGGCAAACCCCcacctgagagagctggacatgagtaACAGTGAGCTTGAGGACcatggaggagaactgctccatcaaccactgaatcaagactgtaaagtgag aCTTACCAGGTGTAAACTCAAATACAGCTACTCTGaagttgtggtctcagttctgcagtcatatatttctcaactggGTGaattggacatgagtggctgtgatcttcaaacatcagaagaggagttactctctggtcttagaaacccaaactgccaactggagaaactgag acttgttggctgtaaactgagaggAAGATTTTTGGCCTTGACacttcagtgggcaaactcccacctaagtgagctggacatcagtgacagtgagcttcaggactgtggaggagaactgctccatcaaccactgaatcaagactgtatagtgag actcatcagctgtagactcaaacacagctcctctgaggttgtggtctcagttctgcagtcatatatttctcaactgagtgagttggacatgagtggctgtgatcttcAAACATCcgaagagaagctgctctctgctcttagAAACTCAAACTACAAACTgcagaaactgag acttgttggctgtggaCTCACTGAGAAGTCTGGGGATATTTTGGCCTTTGCTCTGCAGTCAGTAAACTCCCatctgagagagctggacctgagtaagAATTATCTGGGGGATTGTGGAGGAAAGCTGGGCTCTGAAGCACTGAATCCACTCTGTAAGATTGAGACTCTCAG acttgctggttgtaaacTGACAGAGGAATCCTATGAGGTTGTagcctctgctgtgcagcacatgGTCTCCCTGACAGAACTGGACTTGAGTGACAATCACATGAACATCACTGCAGTTCAGCTTCTGATTGCCTGGATAAGTCACcccaactgtaaactgctgATATTAAG acttgctggttgtaaacTGACAGAGGAATCCTATGAGGCTTTagcctctgctgtgcagcacatggtctccctgacagaactggacctgagtgacaatcACATAAGCATCACTGGAATTCAGCTTCTAGATTCACTGAAAAGTGTCATCAACTGTAAGCTGCATACATTGAG ATATGCCGGTGGAGAACTGAGAAAAT atgcctgtgagctcacgcTGGACCTAAACACCGTAAGCCGAGAACTcgctctctctgaggggaacagaaaggtgactcTAGTGGATCAGGAGCCGCtgccgtatcctgaccacccagagagatttgactcctatcaggtgctgtgcagagagggtctgactggacgctgctactgggaggctgagtggagtggcgAAGGGGCTGatatagcagtggcctataagaGCATCCCGAGGAAAGATGAGAGTGAGGAGGACTGCGCGTTTGGACttaatgccaagtcctggagacTGTACTGCTCTGGTAACAGTTACTCTGTCTGGCACAATGATGAGCAgactgccatacctgccccctcctcccgctccagcagagtaggagtgtacctggactggccagcaggcactctgtccttctacagcgtctcctctaacacactcacccacctgcacacgttccactccacattcgctgagcccctctatcctgggttttaTGCTTATTTTCGCTCCTCAGTGTctctgtgccagatcacatga